The following are encoded together in the Vidua macroura isolate BioBank_ID:100142 chromosome 6, ASM2450914v1, whole genome shotgun sequence genome:
- the BTBD18 gene encoding BTB/POZ domain-containing protein 18 has product MGGARPPRHVRPRVRGEGAQGPDPGHRPPRPRRELGTHPRGDSAAARAPLGRTAMGSPTATSQLLYRSTRLLRTAFQHLYQQQQRADVFCDAVLWAEGEAVVAHCSVLSVCSPFFMEQLGRELPPQGRRVVLELAGLKIGVLRKLVRFFYTAELEVTQEEVHEVLAAARRLRVTELESLQLWGGRLVRLRPQRQLDRSCLHSTQEVSTVVAPDTAEPGSASSGVSPQRQPHSLGHSHPSPIGRMRLRKVERWGCWEVVREAQPPAVPPAVLVGDVGVTEAQTPQDVDAREQVSECSPPRQPTSANGMQQHGDSPVSSQGCQQAAPPGTPGSDTKEEEVDVGTGELLLPPGTVCLWPSPSSESEEEVDVLT; this is encoded by the exons ATGGGTGGGGCGAGGCCGCCGCGCCACGTGAGGCCGCGGGTGCGAGGCGAGGGCGCGCAGGGCCCCGATCCCGGTCACCGGCCCCCGCGTCCGCGCCGCGAGCTCGGGACTCACCCCCGGGGCGATTCGGCGGCGGCCCGCGCCCCCCTCGGCAG gacGGCCATGGGTTCTCCCACAGCCACCTCGCAGCTGCTGTACCGCAGCACCCGCCTGCTGCGCACGGCCTTCCAGCACCtctaccagcagcagcagcgagcCGACGTCTTCTGCGATGCGGTCCTGTGGGCCGAAG GCGAGGCAGTGGTGGCCCACTGCAGTGTTCTCTCCGTCTGCAGCCCCTTCTTCATGGAGCAGCTGGGCCGGGAGCTGCCCCCCCAGGGTCGCAGggtggtgctggagctggcGGGGCTGAAGATTGGGGTGCTGCGCAAGCTGGTGCGCTTCTTCTACACTGCCGAGCTGGAGGTCACGCAGGAGGAGGTGCACGAGGTGCTGGCAGCCGCCCGCCGCCTCCGTGTCACCGAGCTCGAgtcactgcagctctggggaggacGCCTGGTGAGACTGAGACCCCAGCGGCAGCTCGACCGCTCCTGCCTGCATTCCACTCAGGAAGTCTCCACCGTGGTGGCACCTGAcacagctgagcctggcagtgccagctctggggtGTCCCCCCAGAGGCAGCCACACTCTCTGGGGCACTCACACCCCAGCCCCATCGGGCGGATGAGGCTGCGGAAGGTGGAGcgctgggggtgctgggaggTGGTGCGGGAGGCGCAGCCCCCCGCCGTGCCTCCGGCAGTGCTGGTGGGGGATGTGGGGGTGACAGAagcacagaccccccaggatGTGGATGCACGGGAGCAGGTGAGCGAGTGCTCCCCACCCCGGCAGCCCACCAGTGCAAATGGGATGCAGCAGCATGGGGACTCCCCTGTGTCCTCACAGGGctgccagcaggcagcacccccagggacccctgGAAGTGACACCAAGGAGGAAGAGGTggatgtggggacaggggagcTGTTGCTGCCCCCTGGCACAGTCTGCCTCTGGCCCAGTCCCTCATCTGAGTCAGAAGAGGAGGTGGATGTCCTCACCTAG